One Mycobacterium marseillense DNA window includes the following coding sequences:
- a CDS encoding SDR family oxidoreductase, with translation MPRFEPLPERRPAIVAGASSGIGEATAIELAAHGFPVALGARRVEKLDDIVGKINAEGGEAVGFHLDVTDPNSVKSFVAQSVDALGDIEVLVAGAGDTYFGKLAEITTDEFESQLQIHLVGANRLAAAVLPGMLERQRGDLIFVGSDVALRQRPHMGAYGAAKAALVAMVTNFQMELEGTGVRASIVHPGPTKTSMGWSLPAEKIGPALEDWAKWGQARHDYFLRAADLARAITFVAETPRGGFVANMELQPEAPLADNKTRQKLALGEEGMPGQ, from the coding sequence ATGCCCCGCTTTGAGCCCTTGCCCGAACGCCGGCCCGCCATCGTGGCCGGCGCCTCCTCCGGCATCGGGGAGGCGACCGCGATCGAACTCGCGGCGCACGGCTTCCCGGTCGCCCTAGGCGCCCGCCGGGTGGAGAAGCTTGACGACATCGTCGGCAAGATCAACGCCGAGGGCGGCGAGGCGGTCGGGTTCCACCTGGACGTCACCGACCCGAACTCGGTGAAATCCTTTGTGGCGCAGTCGGTCGATGCGCTCGGCGACATCGAGGTGCTGGTAGCCGGGGCGGGCGATACATACTTCGGCAAGCTCGCCGAGATCACCACCGACGAATTCGAGTCCCAGCTGCAGATCCACCTCGTCGGCGCCAACCGGCTGGCCGCCGCGGTGCTGCCGGGCATGCTCGAGCGCCAGCGGGGCGACCTGATCTTCGTCGGCTCCGATGTGGCCCTGCGCCAGCGGCCGCACATGGGCGCCTACGGCGCCGCCAAGGCCGCACTCGTCGCGATGGTCACCAACTTCCAGATGGAGCTCGAGGGCACCGGGGTAAGGGCCTCGATCGTGCACCCCGGCCCGACGAAGACGTCGATGGGCTGGAGCCTGCCGGCCGAAAAGATCGGCCCCGCACTGGAAGACTGGGCCAAGTGGGGGCAGGCCCGCCACGACTACTTCCTGCGCGCCGCGGACCTGGCACGAGCCATCACGTTCGTCGCCGAGACTCCGCGTGGCGGCTTCGTGGCCAACATGGAGCTTCAGCCCGAAGCCCCGTTAGCCGACAACAAGACTCGCCAGAAGTTGGCACTCGGAGAAGAGGGGATGCCAGGACAATGA
- a CDS encoding cytochrome P450 translates to MTVHVGDHELVLDPYDYDFHEDPYPYYKRLRDEAPLYRNEELKFWALSRHQDVLQGFRNSTTLSNKYGVSLDPASRGPHASKTMSFLAMDDPAHLRLRTLVSKGFTPRRIRELEPRVTEIATQHLDTMLAKAKDGTVDYVDEFAGKLPMDVISELMGVPEPDRDQVRAWADGVMHREEGVTDVPPEAVEASLNLIVYYQGMVAERREKLTEDLTSALLEAEIDGDRLTDDEVLGFMFLMVIAGNETTTKLLANAAFWGHKNPDQLTPVYDDLSRVPLWVEETLRYDTSSQILARTVSGELSLYDTTIPDGDVLLLLPGSGHRDERIFDNPDDYVIGREIGPKLLSFGSGAHFCLGAHLARMEARVALTELFKRIRGYEVDEANAVRVHSSNVRGFAHLPMSVEVR, encoded by the coding sequence ATGACCGTCCATGTTGGCGACCACGAGCTGGTCCTCGATCCCTACGATTACGACTTTCACGAGGATCCATACCCGTACTACAAGCGTCTTCGCGACGAAGCCCCGCTGTATCGCAACGAGGAGCTGAAGTTCTGGGCGCTGTCGCGGCACCAGGACGTGCTGCAGGGGTTCCGCAACAGCACCACGCTGTCCAACAAGTACGGCGTCTCGCTGGATCCGGCGTCGCGCGGCCCGCACGCCAGCAAGACGATGAGCTTTCTGGCGATGGACGATCCCGCCCACTTGCGTCTGCGCACGCTGGTTTCAAAAGGCTTCACCCCGCGCCGGATTCGGGAACTCGAACCCCGGGTCACCGAGATCGCGACGCAGCACCTCGACACCATGCTGGCCAAGGCCAAGGACGGCACCGTGGACTATGTCGACGAGTTCGCCGGCAAGCTGCCCATGGACGTCATCTCCGAGCTGATGGGTGTCCCCGAGCCGGATCGAGACCAGGTCCGCGCCTGGGCCGACGGGGTGATGCACCGCGAGGAGGGCGTCACCGACGTGCCGCCGGAGGCCGTCGAGGCGTCGCTCAACCTCATCGTCTACTACCAGGGGATGGTGGCTGAGCGGCGCGAGAAGCTGACGGAGGATCTGACGTCGGCGCTGCTGGAAGCCGAGATCGACGGCGACCGGCTCACCGATGACGAGGTGCTCGGTTTCATGTTCCTCATGGTCATCGCGGGCAACGAGACCACCACCAAACTGCTTGCCAACGCCGCCTTTTGGGGGCACAAGAACCCCGATCAGCTGACCCCGGTCTACGACGATCTGTCCCGGGTGCCGCTGTGGGTCGAGGAGACCCTGCGCTACGACACCTCCAGCCAGATCCTGGCCCGCACCGTGTCCGGCGAGCTCAGCCTTTACGACACCACCATTCCCGACGGCGACGTCCTGCTGCTGCTGCCCGGTTCGGGCCATCGGGACGAGCGGATCTTCGACAACCCCGACGATTATGTGATCGGGCGCGAAATCGGGCCCAAACTATTGAGTTTCGGTAGCGGCGCACACTTCTGCCTGGGCGCGCATCTGGCGCGGATGGAAGCCCGAGTGGCGCTAACCGAGTTGTTCAAGCGAATCCGCGGCTATGAAGTGGACGAGGCCAACGCCGTCCGCGTCCACTCCAGCAATGTCCGCGGATTCGCCCACCTACCAATGAGCGTGGAGGTCCGCTGA
- a CDS encoding TetR/AcrR family transcriptional regulator, giving the protein MSSDALAISSDADRQTGQTPRNRRQEETFRKVLAAGIETLREKSYADLTVRAVAARAKVAPATAYTYFSSKNHLIAEVYLDLVRQVPYFTDVNDPMPTRVEQVLRHLALVVADEPEVSAACTTALLSGGADPAVRAARDRIGVEIHRRITSAMGPNADPTTVSALEMSFFGALVQGGSGEFSYREIADRLAYVVRLILTGAKDTSPETEAGT; this is encoded by the coding sequence GTGTCCAGCGATGCACTGGCGATCAGCTCCGACGCCGACCGCCAGACCGGTCAGACGCCGCGCAACCGGCGCCAAGAGGAGACCTTCCGGAAAGTGCTGGCCGCCGGCATCGAAACGTTGCGCGAAAAGTCCTACGCCGACCTGACCGTGCGCGCGGTGGCGGCCCGCGCCAAGGTCGCGCCCGCCACCGCCTACACCTACTTCTCCTCGAAGAATCACCTGATCGCCGAGGTCTACCTGGACCTGGTGCGGCAGGTCCCCTACTTCACCGACGTCAACGACCCGATGCCCACTCGGGTGGAGCAGGTGTTGCGTCATCTGGCCCTGGTGGTCGCCGATGAGCCCGAAGTCAGCGCTGCCTGCACGACCGCGTTGCTCAGCGGCGGGGCGGACCCCGCGGTGCGTGCCGCCCGCGACCGCATCGGCGTGGAGATCCACCGCCGGATCACCTCCGCGATGGGCCCCAACGCCGATCCGACTACCGTGTCCGCGCTGGAGATGTCCTTTTTCGGCGCGCTGGTCCAGGGCGGCAGTGGCGAATTCAGCTACCGCGAGATCGCCGACCGGCTGGCCTACGTGGTCCGGCTGATCCTGACCGGCGCCAAAGACACAAGCCCAGAGACAGAGGCAGGAACCTAA